TCCAGCATCTCTTGTTTGGTGCCGAAATGAATCGCCCCGGTCGGACAGGTTTTGACACAGGCCGGTTCCTGACCCACGCTGACGCGATCGACGCAGAGTGTACATTTATAGACGCGGTTGTCCTCTTTATTAAGGCGCGGAATATTAAACGGACACCCGGCGATGCAGTAGCCACAGCCAATGCAGTGCTCGGACTGAAAATCGACAATCCCGTTGGCATACTGGATGATTGCACCTGCAGACGGGCAGGCCTTCAGGCAGCCCGGATCTTCACAGTGCATGCAGCCGTCTTTACGAATCAGCCATTCCAGTTTGCCGTTCTGTTCGGTTTCGCTAAAACGCATCACCGTCCAGGACTTGGCGCTGAGATCGGCGGGGTTGTCGTACACCCCGACACAATGTCCTACCTCGTCACGGATATCGTTCCACTCAGAGCAAGCCACCTGGCAGGCTTTGCAGCCCACACAGGAGGAGACGTCAATGAGCTTGGCGACCTCGGCTTTGTAATCACGCGCCTGCGGTGGCGGCGTAATCGTGTTTGTTGCGGACCGTTTGATGATGTCCTGCGTTTCCAAAGACATATGCTCGCCCCCCTTACGCCTTCTCGATGTTAACTAAAAACGCTTTGTACTCCGGCGTTTGCGAGTTTGAGTCACCGACGTTTGGCGTCAGGGTGTTGGCGATATAGCCTTTACGCGCCACCCCTTCAAAGCCCCAGTGCAGCGG
The sequence above is drawn from the Citrobacter amalonaticus genome and encodes:
- the fdxH gene encoding formate dehydrogenase subunit beta, whose product is MSLETQDIIKRSATNTITPPPQARDYKAEVAKLIDVSSCVGCKACQVACSEWNDIRDEVGHCVGVYDNPADLSAKSWTVMRFSETEQNGKLEWLIRKDGCMHCEDPGCLKACPSAGAIIQYANGIVDFQSEHCIGCGYCIAGCPFNIPRLNKEDNRVYKCTLCVDRVSVGQEPACVKTCPTGAIHFGTKQEMLEMGEQRVAKLKARGYEHAGVYNPQGVGGTHVMYVLHHADQPELYHGLPNEPKVDTSINLWKGALKPLAAAGFIATFAGLIYHYIGIGPNKEVDDDEEDHHE